Genomic window (Candidatus Methylomirabilota bacterium):
TATCGCGAGGAAGGACGACCGAGCCGCATGATCGCGGTGTACCGGGCCGCCGTCGAACGGGCGCCCGACGATCTGGCGCTGGCGGTGGCCCTGGGGCGGGTGTATTTCGAGCTCGAGATGCTGGACGAGGCCGCCGACCAGTTCGAGAAAGTAGAGGTTCGGGCTCCCGACCTGCCGGTGGTGCACGCGTTTCTCGGATCGGTGTTCGAGCGTCGCGGGGAGACGCGGGAGGCCTTCCAGGAGTACCGGCGGGCGTTACGGCTGAGCCACGCCTTCGACTGGCCGCACCGCTGCGCCGCCTGTCACGCGCCGGCACCCGCCTGGCGCGAGCGCTGCCAGCTGTGCGGGCGGTGGAACGCGTTGCAGCCGCTCGGAGGGCGCTGAGTCTCACGTCGGCGGCCGCCGTGCTTCGATGAGAGCCTGGGTGTGCGCCGCGCTCGATCTCCTCTATCCCGCCGTCTGTCCCGTCTGCCAGCGTCGTCTGGGCGGCGGCCGTCGGGATCCCCTCTGCGGTAGCTGCTGGGCGCGGATCGCGCGCATCGAGGCGCCGTACTGCCTTCGCTGCGGCGCCCCCGGCATCCCGGGCCGTGACGGCGCCCCGGCCGAGAGCACCCCGGCGAGCCCGCTCTGCCCGGCCTGTCGAGCCGATCCGCCGCCATTCGATTACGCTCGGGCCGCCGCCCCCTACCAGGATCCCCTGCGGTCGGCGGTCCACGCGTTCAAGTTTCGCGGCAAGCGGGCGCTGGCCCGCCCGCTCGCCGACCTTCTCATCACGCAATGCGGTCGGGGCCTCGCCGCCGAGGCCGACGTGCTCGTCCCGGTCCCGCTGGCCCCGGCCCGGGAGCGGCAGCGCGGGTTCAACCAGGCCGCGCTCCTGGCCGAGCGCGTGGGGCAGGCGCTGGCCCGACCGGTGAAGCCCGGCTGGCTGGGCCGCGCGCGGCCGACCCAGCCACAGAGCGAGCTCGCCGCCGAGGAGCGCCGGCGCAACGTCCGCGGCGCCTTCCGGGCCGCGCCCGCCGTGGCCGGGCGCCACGTGCTGGTGATCGACGACGTGCTGACCACCGGAGCCACCGCCGCCGAGTGCGCCCGCGCGCTGCGGGCGGCCGGCGTACGGACGGTGGGTGTCCTCACCGTTGCTCGGGTGGTCTGACGGGCCGTATAATCGATCAGTCGTGTGAGCCGCAACGCCGTGGATCCCCACAAGGAGTCTTCCATGAGCATTCGAGTCGGCGTCAACGGATTTGGACGGATCGGGCGAGTCTTCTTCCGGACGACCCTCAACGACAAGGATATCGAGGTGGTCGGGGTCAACGACCTGGCGGACGCCAAGACCCTGGCCCACCTTCTCAAGCACGATTCCGTGCACGGCACCCTCGCGGCCGAGGTCAAGGCCAAGGACGGCGCGATCTTCGTGGACGGGCGCGAGATCCGCGTCACCGCCGTCAAAGACCCGGCCAGCCTCCCCTGGAAAGACCTCGGCGTGGACGTCGTCATCGAGTCCACCGGCGTCTTCCGCGACACCGCGACCGCCTCCAAGCACCTGCAGGCGGGCGCGCGCAAGGTCATCATCACGGCGCCGGCCAAGGACCCTGACGTGACGATCGTGCTCGGCGTCAACGAGCAGGCCTACGATGCGCACCGCCATCGCATCATCTCGAATGCCTCCTGCACCACCAACTGCCTGGCCACCACCGTCAAGGTGATCGACGACGCCTTCGGCGTGAAACGCGGGTTCGCCACCACCGTGCACGCCTACACCAACGACCAGCCCGTCCACGATTTCCCCCACAAGGATCTGCGGCGGGCCCGGGCTGCCGCCCTCAGCATGATTCCCACCACCACCGGCGCCGCCACCGCGGTGGGGCTGGTGCTGCCCAAGCTCAAGGGCAAGCTCGACGGCATCGCCATCCGGGTGCCCACCGCCAACGTCTCGGTGATCGACCTCGTGGCCGAGGTGGACCGGCCGGCCAGCGTGCAAGCCGTCAACGACGCGTTTCGGGAGGCGGCGGCGGGCAAGCTGCGGGGCATCCTGGACGCCAGCGAGGAAGAGCTCGTCTCGGTGGACTTCAACGGCAATGCCCACTCGTCCATCGTCGACCTGTCGTCGACGGCGATGATCGAAGGCAATCTCCTGAAGGTCCTCGCCTGGTACGACAACGAGTGGGGCTACTCGTCGCGCCTGCGGGACCTGGCCCGGTTCATCGGCAAGACCCTCTAGGCGCGGGGCTGGTGGCCAAGCTCACCATCGAGCAGCTCGACCTGGCCGGTCGGCGCGTCTTCTTGCGGGCCGACCTCAACGCGCCCGTCGAGGCGGGCGCGATCACGGATGACACGCGGCTGCGCGCGGTGGTGCCCACCATCCAGTACGCCACGAGCCGCGGGGCCGCCGTCGTGCTCGCTTCGCACCTGGGCCGCCCGCGAGGCCGGCCCACGCCGGAGGCCTCGCTACGCCCCGTGGCCGAGCGACTGGAGTCGCTGTTGGGGCAGCCGGTGCCGCTAGCGCCGGACTGCGTGGGCCCCGAGGTGGCGGAGCAGGCCCAGCGTCTCAAGCCCGGCGAGGTGCTCCTCCTCGAGAATCTGCGCTTTCACAAGGAGGAGGAGATCAACGACGAGGGCTTCGCCCGGGCCCTGGCCGTCCTGGCCGACTGCTACGTGAACGACGCCTTTGCCGCGGCCCATCGCGCCCACGCCTCCATCGTGGCCATCACGAAGTTCCTGCAGCCGGCCGCCGCCGGTCTCCTGATGCAGAAGGAGCTGAACGCGCTCACTCGTATCCTGGAGCGTCCCGAACGGCCGCTGGCGGCGATCCTGGGGGGCGCCAAGGTATCCGACAAGCTGGCGCTGGTGGAAAACTTGCTGCTCCGCGTGGACGCGCTCCTGATCGGCGGCGGGATGGCCTTCACGTTCTTGAGGTCGCTCGGTCACGACGTGGGCCGCTCGCTGCTGGAGCCCGGGCAGATCGACACCGCCCGGCGCATCCTGGAGGGCGCCCGCCGGCGGGGGGTGTCGGTCGTGCTGCCCGTCGACGTCGTGGTGGCCTCGGAGCCGGACAGTCCCTCCGGCTCGGTGGTCGGCATCCGGGAGATTCCAGCAGACCGCATGGGTCTCGACATCGGCCCTCTCACCGTCGAGCGCTTTGCAACCACGCTGAAGTCGGCTCGGACGATCGTGTGGAACGGCCCGCTGGGGGTCTTCGAGAAGCCGGCCTTCGCTGCGGGCACGCTGGGCGTGGCGCGAGCCGTGGCCGACGCTCCGGCGTTCTCGGTCGTCGGTGGGGGTGACACCCTGGCCGCCGTGAACGCCGCCGGCGTCGCCGATCGCATCGGGTACATCTCGACGGCGGGAGGGGCGTTTCTCGAGTTCCTGGAAGGGCGGTCGCTGCCGGGCGTGCAAGCTCTCACGGAGGTCTCGTGATGCGGACCCCGCTCGTGATGGGAAACTGGAAGATGCATGGCACCCTGGCCGAGGCGCGGGCCCTGGCCGGCGCCCTCCGCGAGGCGCTGAAGCGGCCGCGCGGCGTGGAGGTCGTCGTCTGCCCCCCGTTCACGGCACTGGCCGCAGTGGCTGAGGTTCTGGCCGGCGGCCCCATCCGCATGGGCGGCCAGAACTGCCACTGGGAGGCCGCCGGCGCCCACACCGGGGAGATCTCGCCCGCCATGCTGGCCGACGTCGGCTGCCGCTACGTCATCATCGGCCACTCCGAGCGACGGCGCGAGATGGGGGAGGCCGACGAGCAGATCAACCGCAAGGTCCAGGCGGCCCTGGCCCACAATCTGACGCCGACGCTGTGTATCGGCGAGACCGCCGATGAGCGACGGCAGGGACTGACCTTCACCACCGTCGAGGGCCAGCTGCGAGCGGGGCTGGCCGGGCTCAGCCCGGAGGCGATCGCCAACGTCGTGCTCGCCTACGAGCCGGTCTGGGCCATCGGCACCGGGGCCAACGCCACGCCGGCGCAAGCCACCGAGGTTCACGGCTATCTGCGCGGTCTACTGTCCGAGCTCACGTCGAAGGAGACGGCGCAACGCATCCGCATCATCTACGGAGGCAGCGTGAAGGCCGACAACATCGACTCGCTGGCCGCGGAGCCCGAGATCGACGGGGCTCTGGTCGGGGGCGCCAGCCTCAACGCGGCGGGGTTCGTCGCCATCGCCAGGAAGGCGGCGCGCGCCGGCGCCGCCACGAAAGGGGAGTAATGTACACAGCCCTGGTCGTCATTCACATCATCGCGTGCTTCGGCATCGTGGGAATCGTGCTGCTGCAGGCCGGCAAAGGGGCCGACATCGGCTCGGCCTTCGGCGGCGCCGGCACGCAGGCCGTCTTCGGGTCCATGGGCACTCCCACCATCCTGGGCAAGATCACCGCCGCCGTCGCCGTCGTCTTCGTGATTACCTCGTTCACGCTGGCCATGCTGGGGGGCGGGCGGAGCGGCTCCGTCGTGCGGGAGCCCGCCCCTCCGCCCGCGACCACGGCCCCCCCGACTCCGGGCTCCACCCCGTCGAGCCCGGCCGCGCCGGCGCCGGCCAAGTAGCATGAAGCGAGCGGCGGCCCGGCGCCTTGTCGCTCTCCTGTTGCTGGGGACAGGCGCGCTGGCCGGCTGCAGCAGCGAGGTGGGCGGGGCCGCCGAGGAGGCGCCCGCCGCCGGCAAGCCGGAGTACGGCGACACCCTGGTCGAGGCGATCACCGGCAACGTCTCGGGCCTCATCCCCAACATCACGTCCGACAGCGCCTCCCACCAGATCGGCGATCTGATCTACAGCGGCCTGGTCAAGCGCGATCGTGAACTGAATCTCGTCGGCGAGCTCGCCGAGTCGTGGACCTTCAGCCCGGATTGCCGTGACCTCACGTTCTCGCTGCGCAAGGACGTCCGCTGGCACGACGGCGAGCCCTTCACCGCCGAGGACGTCATCTTCACGTACCAGACGGCCATCCACCCCAAGACGCCCACCGCCTACCGGGAGGACTTCCGGGCGGTGGCGAGCGCAGAGGCCGTCGACCGGTATACCGTCCGGATCAGGTACCACCAGCCCTACGCCAAGGCGCTGCAGAGCTGGGGCGCCTGGATGCTGCCGCGTCACCTCCTGGAGCGTTTCGTGCTGGAGGGGCGCCTGCGCGACGCGCCCCAGAACTGGACGGCGCCGGTCGGCACCGGTCCCTATCGCTTCAAGGAAATGCGCTCGGGTGAGAAGATCGTCCTCGTCGCCAATCCCGACTTCTACGAGGGTCGGCCCTACCTGTCGCGCATCGTGTATCGGGTCATTCCCAGCCAGGCCACGATCTTCCTGGAGCTCAAGGCCAAGGGCGTGGACACTGCCGGCCTCACGGCGCTGCAGTATCGCCGGCAGACGGAATATCCGGCATTTCGGAAGGCGTATATGAAGTTCCGCTACCCCAGCAACGCCTACACCTACCTGGGCTTCAACCTGAAGGACCCGCGCTTCGCCGACCGGCGCGTGCGCCACGCCTTCGCCCACGCGATCAACAAGCAGGAGCTGATCGACGGGGTCCGCATGGGCTTGGGCCGGGACGCCACCGGCCCCTACAAGCCGGGGACGTGGGTCTACAACCCCGACGTCGCCCGCTACCCCTATGATCTGACGCGGGCTCGCCGGCTGCTCGCCGAGGCCGGGTGGAACACGCGGAACAGCGAAGGATTGCTGGTCAAGGATGGCGAGCCCTTCACCTTCACCCTGCTCACCAACCAGGGCAACGACGAGCGGAAGAAGATCGCCGAGATCGTTCAGGCGTCGCTCAAAGAGCTCGGGGTCGGCGTGGAGATCCGCGTGCTGGAGTGGGCCTCCTTCCTCAAGGAGTATGTCAAGAAACGTCGCTTCGACGCCATCATCCTCGGGTGGGGCATCGGCCTCGACCCCGACCAGTACGAGATCTGGCACTCGTCCAAGACCGGGGTCGACGAGCTCAACGTGATCTCCTTCAAGAATCCCGAGGTCGACATGTTGCTCGAGAAGGGGCGGCGGTCCTGCCAACAAGCCGAGCGCAAACAGTACTATCAGCGCATCCAGGAAATCCTGGCCGAGGAGCAACCCATCATCTTCCTGTACTTCCCCGATGCGCTGCCCGCCATGAGCCAGCGTGTCCACGGGATCGTGGAGTCCCCGAACGGCATCCGGTTCAACTTCACGGAGTGGTACGTGCCCCGGTCCCTGCAGCGTTACACCTCCGAGTAAAATAGCGCTCCGTGTTCTGGTACGCGGTGCGTCGCTTCGTGCTGGCTGTGCCCTTGCTCGTGGGCATCACGTTCATCTCGTTCATGGTCATCCATCTGGCCCCGGGAGATCCCCTGGAGATGCAGATGGGCGAGCTCAACCCCGAATCCACGGCGCAGGCCAAGCAGATGTTGCGGGAGCTGTACGGACTGGACAAGCCCTTGCCCGTCCAGTACTGGCACTGGCTGGGCCGCCTCGCCCGGCTGGACTTCGGACGCTCCTTCATGCCCGACGGGCGACCGGTTCTCGACAAGATCAGTGAACGCTTGCCGGTGACACTTCTCCTCAACCTCATCGAGATGCTGATCATCCTGGTCCTGGCCGTCCCCATCGGCATCCTCAGCGCCACCCGTCAGTATTCGCTCTTCGACAAGATCACCACGGTCTTCGTCTTCGTCGGCTTCGCCACGCCCGACTTCTGGCTGGCGCTGCTCCTCATGATCCTCTTCGGCGTCCAGCTGGGCTGGCTGCCGATCTCGGGACTCCGCTCGCTGAACTGGGAATATCTGGGCTTCTGGTCGCAGCAATGGGACTTCCTGAGCCATCTGATCCTGCCCATCGTGGTGGCGACCTTCGGCGGGCTGGCCGGCTTCTCCCGCTACATGCGGCAGAGCATGCTGGAGGTCGTCCGGCAAGACTACATCCAGTCGGCCCGGGCCAAGGGCCTGTCCGAGCGGGTCGTCATCGGCAAACACGCGCTGCGCAACGCCATGCTTCCCATCGTCACCATCCTGGGCCTCTCGTTGCCGGGGCTCATCGGGGGCAGCGTCATCGTCGAGTCGGTCTTCGCCATCCCGGGGATGGGGCAGCTCATGGTGCAGTCGGTGTTCCAGCGCGATTACCCCGTGATCATGGCCAACCTCGTCATCGTCTCGGTGCTGACGCTCCTGGCCAACCTGGTCGCCGATCTGTCGTACGGTCTGGTCGATCCACGCATCCGGTTGGCCGGACGGCGTGGCCGGCGATGAAGGCCTTCGGGCGCGCCTTCGCCAAGAACCGGCTTGCCGTCGCCGGCGGCGTGGTCGTGCTAGGTCTGGCCGTGCTGGCGATCCTGGCCCCGGCCATCTCACCCCGCGATCCCAATCGACCTGACATCAAGAAGATCCTCGTCGCGCCTTCGGCGGCGCACGCGCTGGGGACGGACCAGCTCGGGCGGGACGTGTTCTCGCGCATGCTCTACGGCGCGCGGGTGTCGCTGGCGGTCGGTTTCGTCTCGGTCGGCATCGCGACCGCGATCGGCATCGCGCTCGGCTCGGCCGCCGGATACCACGGCGGTCTCGTCGATGCCCTGATCATGCGGCTCGTGGACCTCATGCTCGTCTTTCCCCGCTTCTTCCTGCTCCTGGCCGTGCTCGCCTTCCTGAAGCCCTCGATCTGGACCATCATGGTGGTCATCGGGCTCACCGGGTGGATGGGCGTGACCAGGCTCGTCCGGGCCGAGTTCCTGAGCCTCAAGGAGCGCGAGTTCGTGCTCTGGTCGCAGTCGGTGGGCGCCACCGGCTTCCGTGTCATCTGGCGTCACATCCTGCCCAACGCCATGGCTCCCGTCCTGGTGGCCATGACGCTGGGCATTCCGGCGGCCATTCTCACCGAGTCCGGGCTGTCGTTCCTGGGGCTGGGTGTCCAGCCGCCGTTCGCCAGCTGGGGGAATATCCTCAACGAGGGCAAGGACACCATCGAGATCGCCTGGTGGCTATCGGTGTACCCCGGGCTGGCCATCCTCGTGACGGTGCTCTCCTATAACCTGCTGGGCGAGGGGATTCGCGACGCCCTCGATCCCCGGCTCCGCCAAACGGTGGGTCGGTTTGTCACCCGGGGACGGTGACGGTATACTCGAGACCCGATTCGACGCGGGCCGAAGTGGCGGAACTGGCAGACGCGCACGTTTGAGGGGCGTGTGGGGCAACCCGTGGGGGTTCGAGTCCCCCCTTCGGCACCAGGCACCGTCACGTCGCCCCGCTATACCGGATGACGCAGATCCCGAAGGTCACGACGCCCGCACCCATGCTCGCCGCCCGGGAGATCGACGCTCTGGTGGAGGGCGTCCACGAGGACGTATTCGGCGTGCTGGGCCCGCACGCGGTGCAGACGGGCACCGGCGTCGCCGTGGCCGTGCGGGCCCTCCTGCCGCAGGCTGACAGCGTCCGGGTCATCCCCGCCGCCGCGGGCCGCGAGCCGCGCCCCATGCAGCGGCTCCACCCCGCCGGCTTCTTCGAAGCGGTCTTTCCCGACGAATCTCGGATCTTCGCCTATCGCCTGGAAGTGAGGGACGGCCCGGGCGCGGTCGCGGTGGTGGAGGATCCGTATCGATTCCCGTCGACCCTCGGCGAGTTCGATCGCCATCTCCTGGCCGAGGGCACGCACTACGCGGCCAGCGACAAGCTGGGCGCCCACCCGATGGTGCTGGACGGCGTGTCCGGCACGGTGTTCGCCGTGTGGGCGCCCAACGCGCGCCGCGTGAGCGTGGTCGGGGACTTCAACGGATGGGACGGGCGGCGCCATCCCATGCGACGGCATCCCGCGAACGGCATCTGGGAGATCTTCGCTCCGGGCGTGGATGAGGGCGCGCGGTACAAGTTCGAGATCCGGTCGCGCTCGGGCGAGCCCCTGGCGCTCAAGGCGGATCCGTACGCGTTCGCTTTCGAGGCCGAGACCCCCCGAACGGCCGCCGTCGTGAGCCGGCTCGCCGGCCATCGCTGGACCGACCAGGACTGGCTGGCCGAGCGCGGCCGGCGGGCGCCGCAGGAGGGGCCGCTGACGATCTACGAGGTGCACCTCGGGTCGTGGCGGCGGGTGCCCGAAGAGGGCGACCGCTTCCTCAGCTACGCCGAGCTGGCCGAGCAACTGGGCGCCTACGTGCGGGAGATGGGGTACACCCACGTCGAGCTCCTCCCGGTGATGGAGCACCCCTTCTATGGCTCCTGGGGCTACCAGGTGATCGGCTACTTCGCGCCGACGCGGCGGTATGGCACGCCGCCGGACTTCATGGCCTTCGTCGATCGCCTGCACCGGCAGGGCATCGGCGTGATCCTGGACTGGGTTCCCGCGCACTTCCCCAAGGACCCCCATGGACTCGGGTACTTCGACGGCACCCATCTGTACGAGCACGCCGATCCCCGGCGCGGCGAGCACGCCGACTGGGGAACGCTCATCTTCAACTACGGGCGCAACGAGGTGGCGAACTTCCTGCTGGAGAATGCCCTCTTCTGGCTGGATCGCTACCACGTCGACGGCCTCCGCGTGGACGCCGTCGCCTCCATGCTCTACCTGGACTACTCACGCCAGCCCGGCGAGTGGCTGCCCAACGAGTTCGGCGGTCGCGAAAACCTCGCCGCCCTCGCCCTCCTGCGCCGTCTCAACGAGCTGGCGCACCGGGATCGCCCCGGCATCGTCGTGGCCGCCGAGGAATCCACTTCCTGGCCGATGGTGTCGCGGCCGACGTACCTGGGCGGGCTCGGCTTCGGCTTCAAGTGGAACATGGGCTGGATGCACGACGTCCTGGACTACATGCGGCTCGACCCCGTGCGCCGCAAGTATCACCACAACCTCCTGACGTTCGGCCTGCTGTATGCCTGGAGCGAGAACTTCATCCTGCCCCTCTCGCACGACGAGGTCGTCCACGGCAAGGGCTCGCTGCTCGGCAAGATGCCCGGCGACGAATGGCAGCGCTTCGCGAATCTCCGGGCCCTCTACGGCTTCATGTACGGCCATCCCGGCAAGAAGCTCATGTTCATGGGCGGAGAGTTCGGCCAGAGCCGGGAATGGCATCACGATCGCAGCCTCGACTGGCACCTCACGGCAGCCGGGCCGTTCCACCGCGGTCTTCAGCGGCTCGTCCGCGACCTCAATCAGCTCTATCGGCGCGAGCCCGCCCTGCACGAGCTGGACGCCGATCCGGCGGGCTTCGAATGGATCGACTGCTCCGATAGCGAGCAGAGCGTGATCACCTTTCTCCGGCGCGCGCGCCGGCCTTCCGATCTCGTCGTCGTGGCCTGCAACTTCACGCCGGTGCCCCGAGTCGGCTATCGCATCGGTGTGCCGCGCGGGGGCTTGTACCGGGAGCAGCTGAACAGCGACGCCGCGCTGTACGGCGGCAACAATGTCGGCAACGCCGGCAGCGTCTGGGCCGAGCCCACTCCGTGGCAAGGGCAGGCGCACTCGCTCGTGCTGACCCTGCCGCCGCTGGCCGCGCTCTTTCTCAAGCCCGCCGACGGCTGACCCGGGGCTTTCTCCCGATCCGCGTCCGACGCTTGTGGGCAGCCCGCCGGCCCTTCGCCGGGGGCGACCTCCGGACGGGCACGCCGAGCGCTTCGTCCAGTGACGGTGGCTGCAGCGGCCTGGGGCCGAGGGGCGGTTCGGTACGCTTTCTGGCCATGATGCCTCCCGTCGATGACCGCAGCCGGTCGTCAACGCGTCCGGCTGTTACTATACTGATCGCCCGTCGGGCTCACCCTCGAGCCGCGGGGGTGCGGTGGTCCTGCCACATGCGCTGATGCATCGTTCGGGCCGGGAGGGTCGATGGGCGGCGTGATCACGCTCTTTCGGATTGCCGGCATCCCCGTGCGGGTGCATGCCAGCTGGCTGGTCATCTTCGGATTGATCGCCTGGAGCCTCTCCGTCGGGTACTTCCCCCAGCAATTGCCAGGCTTGCCCCTCGTCACGCATTGGGCGAACGGCCTGCTGGCGGCGCTGCTCCTCTTCGTGTCCGTGTTTCTCCACGAGCTCTCGCATGCTCTGGTGGCCCGCTCCTACGGGATCCCGGTGGCCTCCATCACCCTGCACGTCTTCGGCGGGGTCTCCCAGCTGGAGCGCGAGCCCGATCGGCCGGGGGTGGAGTTCCTCGTCGCCGTCGTGGGGCCCCTCACCAGCTTTGCCCTGGCCGGGCTGATCGCGGTCGCCCAGGCCGTGCTGACCCCACCGCCCGCGGCGGCCGCGATCATGCGCTATCTCACCCTCGTCAATGCGGTCGTCGGCGTGTTCAACCTGGTGCCCGGGTTTCCCCTGGACGGCGGGCGCATGTTACGGGCGGGCCTGTGGAGGGCGCGGGGCGACCTGGGCTGGGCGACGCGGGTGGCCAGTGGCGCCGGCTCGGCCTTCGCCTTCTTGCTGATGGCGGTCGGCGCGTGGCAGACGCTGGGTGGGGAGTTCCTGGGGGGCCTCTGGTTCATCCTGATCGGCCTCTTCTTGCGGCAGGCGGCGGTCGGCAGCTATCAGCAGCTGGTGGTGCGGCGGATGCTGGAGCCGCTGGCGGTCCGCGACGTGATGACGCGCGACGTGATTCATGTCGCGCCGGGGCTGCCCCTGGCGCGGGTGGTCGACGAGTTCTTCTGGCCGCATCACGTGGCGAGCTTTCCCGTCGTCGACGACGGTCGGGTCGTGGGCATTGTCAGCGTCCACGATCTCGCTCGGATCGGCCGCGAGCGGTGGTCGGAGACGAAGGTTGCCGACATCATGCAGCCGCTGGCGCCGTCGCTGCGGGCGTCGCCCGACGAGTCGCTCTGGGACGCTTTCCAGAAGCTCTCGCAAAATGGGATCGGGCGGCTCGCCGTCCTGGACGGTGAACGCCTGGTCGGGTATCTCAGCACGAAGGACGCCATGCACGTCCTGGCCGTAGGCAGCCTGAAGCCCTAGCGGGCACTCACGGGCGGGACTAGAACGTCCCGCCGCCTCCGATACCAGGAGGGCGCGTCCACCCGCAAGCCCCGGAACCGGCGAATCCACTGCTGGCTCACTCCGAGCGCGACCGCCCACGGCAACCAGCGGTGCAGCGTGTCGGCCGGCAGCCGCTCGAGCCGATCCTTCTCGGCGCGCTCGAGGAATTCCCGGAAGCCGCGAACGTGAACCAGCAGCCGCGCGCCGCGCCAGGTCCGCCGCGGCATGGCCTGGCCGATGCCGAACACGATCAGCCCGCTGGCCACCACGCCGACGCCCACCGGCCAGCCCGCACCGTCGAAGCCCCCCCGCCCCGCGAACAACGCGCCCCCCGCCAGGATCAGAACCACGCCGAGGGCGGCGCCGCGGGCGCGAATGACCTGATCCAGCGTCGTCCGCTCGTGGGCGGCGTAGCCTTTCACCGTCTCCACGAGGTTGGGCACGAGGTCGGTGCGCCGCTTGAGCTGCACGTCGATGTCGGACCACGCGGCCTGCGAGCGCTGGCGCAGCCCGAGCCGGTTGTACGTCACCACGGCGAAACCCACCACCAGCGCGAGGATGGCGAGGAAGATCCAGCCACCGAGCGTCACCGACGATCCTCCCGTGGCTATCTTAGCGTGCACCACCATGGCATAATGAAATGGTTTTCGAGCGCCGGAGATCCAGTGTCCACGCGAATGTCGCTGCCTGTCATCGATCCGCCCGTCGCCCCCGACGGCCGCAAGCCGGCGTGGCTCAAAGTGCGTGCACCCGGTGGCCCGAACTACATCAGGCTCCAGGGCCTCGTGCGGACGTGGAACCTCCATACCGTGTGCGAGGAAGCGCACTGTCCCAATATCGGAGAGTGCTGGCA
Coding sequences:
- a CDS encoding ComF family protein, which gives rise to MRAWVCAALDLLYPAVCPVCQRRLGGGRRDPLCGSCWARIARIEAPYCLRCGAPGIPGRDGAPAESTPASPLCPACRADPPPFDYARAAAPYQDPLRSAVHAFKFRGKRALARPLADLLITQCGRGLAAEADVLVPVPLAPARERQRGFNQAALLAERVGQALARPVKPGWLGRARPTQPQSELAAEERRRNVRGAFRAAPAVAGRHVLVIDDVLTTGATAAECARALRAAGVRTVGVLTVARVV
- the gap gene encoding type I glyceraldehyde-3-phosphate dehydrogenase → MSIRVGVNGFGRIGRVFFRTTLNDKDIEVVGVNDLADAKTLAHLLKHDSVHGTLAAEVKAKDGAIFVDGREIRVTAVKDPASLPWKDLGVDVVIESTGVFRDTATASKHLQAGARKVIITAPAKDPDVTIVLGVNEQAYDAHRHRIISNASCTTNCLATTVKVIDDAFGVKRGFATTVHAYTNDQPVHDFPHKDLRRARAAALSMIPTTTGAATAVGLVLPKLKGKLDGIAIRVPTANVSVIDLVAEVDRPASVQAVNDAFREAAAGKLRGILDASEEELVSVDFNGNAHSSIVDLSSTAMIEGNLLKVLAWYDNEWGYSSRLRDLARFIGKTL
- a CDS encoding phosphoglycerate kinase, with the protein product MAKLTIEQLDLAGRRVFLRADLNAPVEAGAITDDTRLRAVVPTIQYATSRGAAVVLASHLGRPRGRPTPEASLRPVAERLESLLGQPVPLAPDCVGPEVAEQAQRLKPGEVLLLENLRFHKEEEINDEGFARALAVLADCYVNDAFAAAHRAHASIVAITKFLQPAAAGLLMQKELNALTRILERPERPLAAILGGAKVSDKLALVENLLLRVDALLIGGGMAFTFLRSLGHDVGRSLLEPGQIDTARRILEGARRRGVSVVLPVDVVVASEPDSPSGSVVGIREIPADRMGLDIGPLTVERFATTLKSARTIVWNGPLGVFEKPAFAAGTLGVARAVADAPAFSVVGGGDTLAAVNAAGVADRIGYISTAGGAFLEFLEGRSLPGVQALTEVS
- the tpiA gene encoding triose-phosphate isomerase; the encoded protein is MRTPLVMGNWKMHGTLAEARALAGALREALKRPRGVEVVVCPPFTALAAVAEVLAGGPIRMGGQNCHWEAAGAHTGEISPAMLADVGCRYVIIGHSERRREMGEADEQINRKVQAALAHNLTPTLCIGETADERRQGLTFTTVEGQLRAGLAGLSPEAIANVVLAYEPVWAIGTGANATPAQATEVHGYLRGLLSELTSKETAQRIRIIYGGSVKADNIDSLAAEPEIDGALVGGASLNAAGFVAIARKAARAGAATKGE
- the secG gene encoding preprotein translocase subunit SecG; protein product: MYTALVVIHIIACFGIVGIVLLQAGKGADIGSAFGGAGTQAVFGSMGTPTILGKITAAVAVVFVITSFTLAMLGGGRSGSVVREPAPPPATTAPPTPGSTPSSPAAPAPAK
- a CDS encoding peptide-binding protein — protein: MKRAAARRLVALLLLGTGALAGCSSEVGGAAEEAPAAGKPEYGDTLVEAITGNVSGLIPNITSDSASHQIGDLIYSGLVKRDRELNLVGELAESWTFSPDCRDLTFSLRKDVRWHDGEPFTAEDVIFTYQTAIHPKTPTAYREDFRAVASAEAVDRYTVRIRYHQPYAKALQSWGAWMLPRHLLERFVLEGRLRDAPQNWTAPVGTGPYRFKEMRSGEKIVLVANPDFYEGRPYLSRIVYRVIPSQATIFLELKAKGVDTAGLTALQYRRQTEYPAFRKAYMKFRYPSNAYTYLGFNLKDPRFADRRVRHAFAHAINKQELIDGVRMGLGRDATGPYKPGTWVYNPDVARYPYDLTRARRLLAEAGWNTRNSEGLLVKDGEPFTFTLLTNQGNDERKKIAEIVQASLKELGVGVEIRVLEWASFLKEYVKKRRFDAIILGWGIGLDPDQYEIWHSSKTGVDELNVISFKNPEVDMLLEKGRRSCQQAERKQYYQRIQEILAEEQPIIFLYFPDALPAMSQRVHGIVESPNGIRFNFTEWYVPRSLQRYTSE
- a CDS encoding ABC transporter permease; translation: MFWYAVRRFVLAVPLLVGITFISFMVIHLAPGDPLEMQMGELNPESTAQAKQMLRELYGLDKPLPVQYWHWLGRLARLDFGRSFMPDGRPVLDKISERLPVTLLLNLIEMLIILVLAVPIGILSATRQYSLFDKITTVFVFVGFATPDFWLALLLMILFGVQLGWLPISGLRSLNWEYLGFWSQQWDFLSHLILPIVVATFGGLAGFSRYMRQSMLEVVRQDYIQSARAKGLSERVVIGKHALRNAMLPIVTILGLSLPGLIGGSVIVESVFAIPGMGQLMVQSVFQRDYPVIMANLVIVSVLTLLANLVADLSYGLVDPRIRLAGRRGRR
- a CDS encoding ABC transporter permease yields the protein MKAFGRAFAKNRLAVAGGVVVLGLAVLAILAPAISPRDPNRPDIKKILVAPSAAHALGTDQLGRDVFSRMLYGARVSLAVGFVSVGIATAIGIALGSAAGYHGGLVDALIMRLVDLMLVFPRFFLLLAVLAFLKPSIWTIMVVIGLTGWMGVTRLVRAEFLSLKEREFVLWSQSVGATGFRVIWRHILPNAMAPVLVAMTLGIPAAILTESGLSFLGLGVQPPFASWGNILNEGKDTIEIAWWLSVYPGLAILVTVLSYNLLGEGIRDALDPRLRQTVGRFVTRGR